A genomic window from Silene latifolia isolate original U9 population chromosome 11, ASM4854445v1, whole genome shotgun sequence includes:
- the LOC141612826 gene encoding uncharacterized protein LOC141612826 — protein MATITRRHFGGYGDDVQFGFHNFVGIDANGSSGGLWVGWRHEAKLRPILTCNNFIVLLVEKCNGRLWYLVLFYGAPSFHLRSSVLDDLEDCLATLVHPFLVFGDFNHVEYGSDKLSLNTRPISGAVEFNQWKINNQLVDIPFKGPRYTWCNNRKGQKRVYERLDKALGSKDWFMLFPETGIKHFPIQISDHAPIELDLHLTRNKSNKPYKVDAWVLEYDECISIIKEVWKRRFRGTPAFQVARKLSMVRQEVRHWALDKRQEWQ, from the exons atggcgaccattACCCGTCGCCATTTTGGAGGATATGGAGATGACGT GCAGTTTGGTTTCCATAACTTTGTAGGCATTGATGCCAATGGAAGCTCGGGGGGGCTTTGGGTAGGATGGAGGCATGAGGCCAAGTTACGTCCCATTTTGACTTGTAATAATTTTATCGTATTATTAGTAGAAAAATGTAATGGTCGGTTGTGGTACTTGGTGCTTTTTTATGGTGCTCCGTCTTTTCATTTGCGAAGTTCGGTGCTTGATGATTTGGAGGATTGTTTAGCTACACTTGTACATCCGTTCCTTGTCTTTGGAGACTTTAATCATGTCGAGTATGGAAGTGATAAACTGAGTTTAAATACAAGACCTATTAGTGGGGCAGTGGAGTTCAATCAATGGAAGATCAATAACCAATTGGTGGACATCCCTTTTAAAGGGCCACGATACACTTGGTGTAATAATCGCAAAGGGCAAAAACGAGTTTACGAAAGGCTTGATAAAGCGCTTGGTTCTAAGGATTGGTTTATGCTATTTCCGGAGACGGGAATAAAACATTTTCCTATACAAATATCGGATCATGCACCAATAGAGTTGGATTTACATCTCACAAGAAATAAAAGTAACAAGCCTTATAAAGTGGATGCATGGGTTTTGGAGTATGATGAGTGTATTTCTATTATCAAAGAAGTCTGGAAACGACGATTTCGTGGAACGCCGGCTTTCCAAGTTGCAAGAAAGCTCTCTATGGTAAGACAAGAAGTACGACACTGGGCTTTGGATAAGAGGCAAGAGTGGCAATAG